The following are from one region of the Odontesthes bonariensis isolate fOdoBon6 chromosome 12, fOdoBon6.hap1, whole genome shotgun sequence genome:
- the LOC142396044 gene encoding gamma-crystallin S-1-like: MGKIVFYKDKNFQGRGHECSADSPDLSSYLSRCNSIKVESGCWVLYERPNYTGYQYILSPGEYPDHQHWMGFSDSIKSCRSIKHAPGKSWKIKFYDKQGFAGQAAECVEDCPSIYDAFKFREFHSCVVSDGPWVLYEQPNYHGPQYVLERGEYSNYTDWGANSPAAGSFRMVTEFESGGGVPKRHQNV, from the exons ATGGGGAAG ATCGTTTTCTACAAGGATAAAAACTTCCAAGGCAGAGGCCATGAGTGCAGCGCCGACAGCCCGGACCTGAGCTCCTATTTGAGCCGCTGCAATTCCATCAAGGTGGAGAGTGGCTGCTGGGTGCTGTATGAGCGCCCCAACTACACGGGCTACCAGTACATCCTGAGCCCCGGGGAGTACCCCGACCACCAGCACTGGATGGGATTCAGTGATAGCATCAAGTCATGTCGCTCCATTAAACAC GCACCTGGAAAGTCTTGGAAGATCAAGTTCTACGACAAGCAGGGTTTTGCCGGCCAGGCGGCGGAGTGCGTGGAGGACTGCCCGTCCATCTACGATGCCTTTAAGTTCCGGGAGTTCCACTCCTGCGTGGTGTCGGACGGCCCGTGGGTGCTCTACGAGCAGCCCAACTACCACGGGCCCCAGTACGTCCTGGAGCGCGGCGAGTACTCCAACTACACCGACTGGGGCGCCAACTCCCCGGCAGCCGGATCCTTCCGCATGGTCACAGAGTTCGAGAGCGGCGGCGGAGTCCCAAAGCGCCACCAAAACGTCTAA
- the LOC142396046 gene encoding gamma-crystallin S-1-like, whose amino-acid sequence MEKIVFYEDRDFEGKSYECKGDSPDLHGFIHRCNSVKIEGGWWVLYERNKFTGYQYVIGPGEYKDYSLWMGFNDCIRSCRIVKNAKGPYKLKVYDRPNFAGQSLELTDNMKSVQEKFLRREVQSCEVLNGSWVFFEHPNFSGRQYLLEKGKFRHHSEWGAPKATVGSIRRIVEPSKSAL is encoded by the exons ATGGAGAAG ATAGTGTTTTACGAGGACCGGGACTTCGAGGGGAAGTCCTACGAATGCAAAGGGGACTCACCGGACCTGCATGGCTTCATCCACCGATGCAACTCCGTTAAAATAGAAGGCGGCTGGTGGGTTCTGTACGAGCGGAACAAATTCACAGGCTACCAGTATGTCATCGGTCCGGGGGAGTACAAGGATTACAGCCTCTGGATGGGTTTCAATGACTGCATCAGATCCTGCAGAATCGTCAAAAAT GCTAAAGGGCCGTACAAACTGAAGGTCTATGATCGTCCCAACTTCGCCGGTCAGTCTCTGGAGCTGACGGACAACATGAAGTCGGTGCAGGAGAAGTTCCTCCGACGTGAAGTCCAGTCCTGCGAGGTCCTCAACGGGTCCTGGGTGTTCTTCGAGCATCCCAACTTCAGCGGTCGCCAGTACCTGCTGGAGAAAGGCAAGTTCCGACACCACTCTGAGTGGGGAGCTCCCAAAGCCACTGTGGGCTCCATCAGGAGGATCGTGGAGCCGTCAAAGTCGGCCCTTTAG
- the LOC142396043 gene encoding gamma-crystallin M3-like — protein sequence MNNSSIKHGQGGWRVDQKTIGAVSSADTLCKQVGGNKGESLSAFPFQVIFYEERNFQGRSYETSSDCPDMTSFLSRCSSCRVESGMFMVYDRPNFMGSQFFLRRGEYTDHTSFGMSDSIRSCRLIPQHRGSYRMRIYERENFQSQSHELMEDCDNIQERYRMSDCQSCNVMDGHWLMYEQPNYRGRMMYLSPGEYRSMKEMGFSGMRLSSVRRITDSC from the exons ATGAATAACTCA AGCATCAAACATGGGCAAGGTGGGTGGCGAGTAGACCAGAAAACAATCGGTGCAGTTAGCTCTGCGGACACGCTGTGCAAACAAGTGGGGGGAAATAAAGGAGAGTCACTTTCTGCTTTTCCTTTCCAGGTCATCTTCTACGAGGAGAGGAACTTCCAGGGGCGCTCCTATGAGACCAGCAGCGACTGCCCCGACATGACCTCCTTCCTGAGCAGGTGCAGCTCCTGCAGGGTGGAGAGCGGCATGTTCATGGTCTACGACCGCCCCAACTTCATGGGGAGCCAGTTCTTCCTGAGGAGGGGCGAGTACACCGACCACACGTCCTTTGGCATGAGCGACTCCATCCGATCCTGCCGTTTAATTCCTCAG CACCGAGGCTCTTACAGGATGAGGATCTACGAGAGGGAGAACTTCCAGAGTCAGAGTCACGAGCTGATGGAGGACTGCGACAACATCCAGGAGCGCTACCGCATGTCCGACTGCCAGTCCTGCAACGTGATGGACGGCCACTGGCTGATGTACGAGCAGCCCAACTACAGAGGCAGGATGATGTACCTGAGCCCCGGGGAGTACAGGAGCATGAAAGAAATGGGATTCAGCGGCATGAGGCTCAGCTCTGTGAGGCGTATAACGGATTCCTGTTAA